DNA from Rosa rugosa chromosome 6, drRosRugo1.1, whole genome shotgun sequence:
GAATTTTACAATTTTTGGGGAAAAAGTGAAAAATGGGTTCCGGTTATTGTGAATTTATAAGGAAAATTGACCAGGTGTCAATGCGTTTGGGCCAGTTGGGCCTTTTTTTTCACGGGCCGGGCCAACTTATTTGGAAATGCTTGTTTGAGGATTTGGGCTATGGGCAGACTGGCCCAATTCACTTCTATAGCTTCATATGTTTGGACGTGAAACttgaagcttttttttttttttcaaatacaaTAGGATTGacataagagcaagttcacccgttgggtcaccgggtcacctactattcactgctttttagtgtatattttcattctctgggtcacgaaatacactgtgctcgtgacccagggcacgaaatacactgtgcaggtcaccatggtgacccagaacactgtaccggGTGACCCAGAGCacaaaatacactgtgctcgtgacccagggcacaaaattaacactaaaaagtagtgaatagtgggtgacctggtaacccaacgggtgaacttgccctaagggtgcggctattgccaccctaccatatTCTTTGTTCACCATGCTTGCtaattacaccctacattttaatttctattattatatttacttatctaacccatttctctttccataAATATCCCTATATGACACCGTCCAATTaaagaatatttttttaatgaaaatctctcatttaatttatagtTTTATAAACTACGTTAAAGATTTTAGGATTTGTGTACATTCTAAGAGGATGATGAAAAATAAGGCAGAGACAATTTCGACAGAGAACACTCGCACTGATATAattcttttttgaaaaaattGGATTACTTTTGGAACGCAGCAACATTCTATATCATAATGTAACAGTAATACATTCTATTTAATAATATTCATTACTAATAATTATCTAATACTATTCAGTTTGTCCCGAGATTTTCTTATGTAaattctgttagactctggcttgTTTTCATGACTTGATTACTAATGAAATCGATTcttatttaacaaaaaaattataGTATAAATGCAAATGATATTATTGTAATAAATCCTCGAGTAATCAGAacttttttttgagaaaaagtaaTCAGAACTTTTGAAAGCCATAGATTTGAAATTAAAGAGGAATAGCGCAAAAGAATGGGAGGGATGCCTATCTGTTTAAATTGCAAGTATATGTAAATGCATACAAACAGTTCCACACTTCCACAAGCAAGCTTATGAGATTTTCTACATCTGACTGGCGGTGTATAGAAGAATTGAATCGTCGGTAGATTAACACAACTACAGGGACCAAGTAGTCAAGTACTTCACTCTATCGTCGGAGGCACACGTACTCGGCCCAAGCAAGTTGGCACGTTTGTTAGTCACTAGAATACCCCCCACAACTGTGACAAGCTTCCGAACTCCAAACTCTAGTGACTTACTAGGTTAGGGCCCAAACCCAAAGTCCTAGTATATAAGGGAATCTTCACTCTTCCAAGTGTTCAGTCTCCACTTTCCTCAAAATCAGCTGGAGCAGGACCAGCGTCCTTGCGAAGCCCTAGCTCTGCCGCCGGTAAGCCAGTTAATAGAAATTGATTGTGCTTTTTGGCTACTTTGTTTGATTATACCTCTAATTTTTTGTTCTGTCTTCTTCTGTCAGCTTTGTGGGACAAAACCTGAAAATGAAGAGGATTCTGAAGTCACCCAAGTCAAGTGCCTCAGGTTCAAGTCAAACAGCTTGTCTTAAGAACCACAAcaaatcatcttcatcatctcaggtattttttctctttctccttaGTCAGCCATTTAGGGTAACAATGAGAAAACATGTTCTGATCCATTGGTTTTTCATGGTAACACAAAAACCttctctttgtttgtttgtttttttttctcttgatatTCTTTTTACCTGTGTTGTTTTTATACTGATTTTGGCTTAAAGATTGAACCTTTGAGGGTTTTTATGCTGGTTTTGGCCTAAAGATTGTACCTTTGAGGTTGTGGCGCATGGGTTTTTCAGTCTTGACTTCTTGTTCTTaagttcaatatatatatatatagtactgCTAGTTAGGTTCAGATATATATAGTATTGTCTGTACGtgcgttttttcttttttctttttcaatatttAACCTTAATCTGAAGGAAGAGTGCTTCAGGGGTTTGCTATCTATTTTAGATTTTCCTAAATTTTGATGGTTTCAATAACCGTTCTTAAAACGTTCATTCCATGTTTACGTACAAACctatttctttgtttcttttcttgtttcttgAATAGGATTCAAATCCTACACGAGCTGCAAAACTAGGACTTGAAATATTTGTATTATGGTCCTGATATACTCTTTTTTCTTAACTAGACTCATCAAGCTAGTTGCATAGTCTTTTGAGTTGTATGTAGTGGTAACAGCTAGTAGCAGTAGCTTTGATGAGTTGATTTGTGTCATTCGATCACAATTACGTGTCTAGAATTCCTAATGTGAATTGATGCCTGCTTTACGGATTTGCTTTCTGTTTTAATCTTGCAGAATTGCAAGGGTTTTGATCATAATCCATACCCCACTTTCTATTCGAAgaattaatttttgtttcatGGTTTACAGTCCTTTTAGGTCCTCTACGATACcttaagtctttagaacaatgAAATTTGGAGTTTCAGAATAGTGGCCAAATTTGGTGTCCTATGGCTCATTTTGTAGTAGtgtaagtctttagaacaatcAAACCATGAATGTACTTTTGTGAGTTATTTAGCATTTCTTATGTTTAAACTTTCAAGCCTTTGATGGATGTACAAGTTGAGAATGCATGTTGTGGAGCAAAATTTTGAATACTGCTTTTTTGTGTACTTCTGTTTGTTATTTGATCacaattttcttaatttttgaaCCAGCTCTATCAATCAGTGATGttacagaagaagaaaaaaagtacTTGCAGATTATATTTAGTTGATTTAATCCACTCTCTGAATTGCCTCACACATTCTAGGTCTTGTCAATGTCGAAGGAGGAAGAGGGCATCGGTCTCCCAGAAGATATTATAAGGAAAATTCTGTGCCAGTTACCGGTCAAAACACTGATCCGGTTCACTTGTGTCTCAAAACGGTGGCGTTTTATCATCATTTCCGATCCTCAGTTCGCCAAATCCCATCTCCAACTAGCATTACAGTGGAGAACCCTCACCCAAAGACTCTTCGTCCACTCCTTAAACCCTCATTTTCAATCATGGGAATATGAAGACAATTTCAATGGTTCAGTCATAGACCTCACCTCCCCATACCCATCAAAGGAACCATGCCAAAGAGCAATTACCTCCTGCAATGGTTTGGTACTTCTAGGTGACTCTTATTTAACTGATTTGGTACACTTGGCTATCTGGAACCCATCAACCGGATTTTTCCGCAAAATACCTAGTCCAAGGATAACTATTCCCAGGAATAAATACGGATACGAGTTAGATTTTGCAGTTACTGGGTTTGGTTATGTGTCCTCCACCGATGACTACAAGCTTGTTTTAGTAGTCCCGGGCGATAGGACACATTTTCATGTCTATATCTTCTCACTGAAGGCCAACTGTTGGAAAGTTATTAAAGCCTCTCACTTGTCATCACCGGACTTCAATCACTACGTGTACGGGGCGACTCTTTCCAATGGAGCAATCCATTGGATTAACCACCGCTGCGGAGTTTCAGACCCAGCGAGTATTTATGCTTTTGATTTGGCAGAGGAGGAGTTCCGGGAAATGCCATTGCCTGTTTGGTTCCCAAATAATGACAGAGAGATGAGGGTTCTTTTAGGAGGATGCCTTTGTGTGTGGTTTAAGACGGATGCTAGGCGTAGCGAAATTTGGGGAATGACAGAGTATGGGGTGCCTGAATCTTGGGTTAAACTCTTTGGGTTTAGAGAAGCCGATTTACCAGAGGTGTTCTCTTCACAAGCTGAATGGGATCTGTGTTTTGTTACAGAAGACGGTAAAATTGTGATCAAACTACTTGAGAGTAATGAGTTCTTCAGGATTGAATGCCGTAAAGAAGAGAAGCCGGTCTGCAGCGGGCGATATTTGCTTCAAGAGGTGCCCGGGTATACGTCTTTTATTGAAAACAGATATTTATATGTTGAAACTCTAGTTTCGGTACCTGAATGATCATGTTGAGTCTTGGGGCATGAGGACTTGAGGCCTGGAAAAACTGCGAGGCAGAACAAAAATGCTGGGGACATTCATTCAAATGCTGGTTCGTTTTTATGTTTTAACTATTCTGTAATTTGGATTAATCCTCCTGTAACTATTTCTATCAATTTGTTTTCCGTGTTTTTATTTGTACTTGAGAAGCCAAAACTATGTTGCATGAAGTTTGTGTTGGTGCTGCTGCATGAAGACATTGTCTGATGGTTGTTCTAGTCATTTATCCTGAATGATTTAGGAAATTAGACGCCAGAGTTCCATTTTGTAAATTGTAAATGAGTAGATTAATTGACTCAGAAGGCAGCATTGAACAACTAGAAGCAAATGATGGGTTTGTTCTACTTTGCAATGAGCGACTCGTTTCTTGCTACAGCTCTCTGTTCAATCTCAAGTGTACACATGAAGAGAACTACAATTCGTCAAAACCATGATTCAATTGTATGTAGCAGTTATATACAGTTGACATAACCTTTCTCTCGCAACATGCACTATATACAGTCGCCATTACAATAACGGAATAACCGAATATGAGCATGAATGACAAGGCTCCCCAAAGCTCAAAAGCCGCTACAGAGCTAGACTTTGCCGCTTACAAGATTATTCGTTTTCCTCGTCACCGATGCAAAGAATCTCAAAAATTTAGAAATACACACAATCGCTCTCATTTTTTAGCAGACTTACCTACATTATAGGTAAAACCATTACTCCAAAAATGTTTTCCCCAAGAAATCTCCCTGTTGTGCTTGGCCTTGTCCAGAATTCATGGCTCCGAGTTGCAGAATTTCAAATTTGGTCAATTTCAagcttaaaaaaaatatttgagcCGAACCGAGCTGAGCTTTTACTTTTTAATATCCATGCGTCTTCACAAAAGCCTAATTGAtttctccttttctctttctcataaaaaaaaattacattaatcTATGAAATAACTAACATTGTGAAATTCTAAAGCTAACGTAGCTATTtcatctcaaatcttcataaaCTACTGTAAGGATTAAAGGATTTGTGAACATTTAAAAGGGATGATGAAAATTAATGCAAAGACAATTTCGATAAAAGAAGATTTGTTCTAATCTAACCCTGTAAAGAAACTTTGGATTACGTTTTATCGTAGacttttatctttcttttttaattttatatcgTGTTTTTGATCGCGTTTTAAATCACCACCATAGCTTCTATAAAACATTGTGAAATTCTAAAGCTATGTAGCTACTTATTTCATCTCAAATCTTCGTACACTACTTTAAGGATTCACGGATTTATGTacatttgaaaattttcattgaGACAATTGTTCTTTTAATAATTGGTGTAATTGCATATCGGTGCACTGAATACTCTCTCTTTCAACAAAAGAACACTCATTCTAATGTAAATCTTAAAGGAAATTAAGTTTTGATTACGTATATTGTAGAATTTTATCTTTCCCTTTTAATTTTAGATTGTGTTTTGGATCGCGTTTTAAAACACATCCATTGAATTTTATTGAACGAATCATAAAACAgagaatttttctttctttctgttttctcGAGTTTAAACCGGTATTATTTTCACATAGAAAGTCTAAAAACACCAAGACTGTCACGCAGCCTAAAATACAAAGACTATAAATACCAGATAGCCGAGAGGCTATTTATTACAAATTTCTCCCCCGCTTGGTTTTGAATTCTCCTggggacttcttcttcttcctctaaaCCCTTACATCATTCTGTAAAACCCTACCCAGCTAGCTACTCTTATCTGTACCCAGTGGCGAAACTTGGAGCCGAATCTTGGAGgggccggaaaaaaaaaaaaaaaaaaaaaaagacttcaataacattttttttttggggtttggaacccagtcaagctgggaggctcatccccacgcctatTTTATTAGTTGCATAAATTAAGTACAATGGGGGGACTTGAAACCTAAACCCCGTCCATAAAATCACAATACAACTAATTTCAGAACTCAGAAGtacaaaaattatttaaatagTACTCTACGCTCTTTTATAGAACTAAAGCCATCAAGTATAGAATCAGAATTGAAGCTCTTAGCAATTTCTCTCTCAATGTAGACCGCCAAGTTATCTGCCAAAAAATCATCCTCCATTTTGTTTCTAAGCCTTGTTTTAATGATTTTCATCGCCGAAAATGCTCTCTCACCGGTTGCAGTAGATACTGGAAGAGTTAATATAAGACGAATTAATCTATCAATAAGATAATATCTACATACCATTTCAGTCTCCACTAACCTCCGACATAATTGTGGAAGGACGACACTAAATACGTCCCTTGACACTAAATACGTCCCAACCAGGACGACAAGCTGCTTTCATTGTAAAAAGATAGCATGGTAAGCAATACGCTGCATCTTCAAAAGGAGAATATTCAAGCCAAGAAGAAAATTGGGTATACCATGACTCTTGAAAGCGACGAGGATGTTTCTTTCCAGACTTTGGATATTCCGTAAGGTGAATTTGATATGGCCCTAATTTCAAATAAGCACGTCTAATCTCATCGCGCTTGTTGGGTGGATATTCCCACATCTTCAAACGTTTTCCATGATCTCGTTCAATAGTAGCAATATCAACGTCATTAAAATCATGCCCAAGATTTTCCAATTGATGTTCTTCAGTATTTTGAGGATTTGAAGGAGGCTC
Protein-coding regions in this window:
- the LOC133717828 gene encoding F-box protein CPR1-like; this encodes MKRILKSPKSSASGSSQTACLKNHNKSSSSSQVLSMSKEEEGIGLPEDIIRKILCQLPVKTLIRFTCVSKRWRFIIISDPQFAKSHLQLALQWRTLTQRLFVHSLNPHFQSWEYEDNFNGSVIDLTSPYPSKEPCQRAITSCNGLVLLGDSYLTDLVHLAIWNPSTGFFRKIPSPRITIPRNKYGYELDFAVTGFGYVSSTDDYKLVLVVPGDRTHFHVYIFSLKANCWKVIKASHLSSPDFNHYVYGATLSNGAIHWINHRCGVSDPASIYAFDLAEEEFREMPLPVWFPNNDREMRVLLGGCLCVWFKTDARRSEIWGMTEYGVPESWVKLFGFREADLPEVFSSQAEWDLCFVTEDGKIVIKLLESNEFFRIECRKEEKPVCSGRYLLQEVPGYTSFIENRYLYVETLVSVPE